TAACCACAGCCACTAACAAAGTGCCTCTGGGCATGGACAGGACTGCACTGCTGCAGAAACTCAAGCACTGTGCACTGTGACATAAGCCAGGGAGAGCCTAAGGACAATGAATCCCCCCTGCTCCTGAATTCCTGTCTGTAACTACTCAAGAGCTAAACCCATCCTGCAGAGATGCCCAGCAGCAGCGACCATGCTGCTAGAGAGAACAGACTGACCCCAGGCAAAGGGAGGGGTCTTGCCTCCAAAATTCAGTGGTGCACATGAGCAGGGTCTCTCTCTACAAAGGCAACAGGAGACACTGACAAAGAGAAAGGCAATGAGCTGAAGTCAAGAACTGCTGGAATCATGGGCAATTTAAACCTGGGAGAGTCTGCATTACTCAACAGTTGGAGTCAACTGAGCCCAGCTGAAGTCCATGGCACATCCTGGATGCTGGTGGGAACGCCTGGGATATTCTCTGGGCCTGTGTGAGAGTTGGCTGCATGGACAGAAATTTGGTACGTAGCTTCCCCAGGGACTGCCTGGATCTCAAGCAGATCTGAGAGGATACAGAAGTTCTGAGCCTCCGTCTGCTTCAGCAGGACATGCTGCACAACAAACACATCTTTTGGTCTCTTCCATATGCCCTGCCAAAAACAAGAAGCCACTTTTGCTTCCTCATCAATAACTGTGGCTGTTACAAGTGCATTTGGAAATGGCTTGAGAACTACAAACCCCTCTTTCTTGTCCACATTTCTTCCCATAAGATGTCCTTCAACAGCATGAGCCACACTGACCTCCTGCAAACTGCAGCTCTAAAATCCTGCAATAAGGACCAAGTTTGTTTCTAAAATCAAGTCTATCATATGCCTCTCTGAGAGCTCTCCTTATTCAAATGACACTGGGCTGAACTAAACATGCTTCAAAATGCATCAGGTCTGACCAGCTCCTGAGTGGATGAAATGCATGGGTAGTGAGAATGGAGGGAGCAGGGTCAGAAACCTTGGAATTCACCTTTGTCTAGGCAAAGTTCTGGTTTGCAACCTGATAACATAGGGGATCCTTTCAgctaaaaaccaaaccaaacacccCGCTCATAGCAGAGTATGGCAGAGCTGGCTGCCACAGGGAGCACGCTGGCAAGCCCGCACGTGTTCCCACACGGGCAGGAGATGGTTCATCTTCATGTCTGTGTCTGTACTCTCGGCTCACTGCAGTATGTGTGGAGTGGCTGACGTGAACTAACttgtctgctgctctgctggcacaTTCCATCTATCCACAGCAAAAACAATGTACACTTGAGGAGAGCCAACCAGATGATCCTGTGACCAAACTAAAGGCATTTCCAGTACACATCAAATATTGTCACATTTTGCACTTTCCCATATACTATGAATGCTTTATGCAGCACTTACAAGTTGCTGCTATGATTtaacaagctttttttttagaCTTCCTCAAGTCCAGCTTTTAAAGTCACGCAACCTGGGCTGCTGTACCATATCAGCAAGGGAGCTGAATGCAATTCTCTTCCAGCAACAGTCCTAAGTTAGAGTTTCATTTTTAACAATTATCTTGGAAGCAGCTCAGCTTTGTTCTTTGCTTAGAAGATCTGTAGCAAGATGATTCTATTATACTTTACATTGCAATCATTGTGGACACACTTGAATATTGTCACATTGGAAGGGCAGATACCAAAAGACAGTGTCATACCTGTGGCGGCAGCGTCGTAAAAACCGCATAATCTTGCGAGCAGCTTGATCCTGCTTCTTGGTAAGCAGACTGCTTctaaacacaaaaaaccccaacactgaAGTGCAGGCAAAACTGGGGAGAATACTACTAAATGCAAGAATAATTATCCTATGAATCACAGTCCTTTTCCCACTAGCCTTTATCTGCAAAtaacagcacagccctgaagagtGTAAAAACAACCTATAAAGATTCCGATAGCATCTACCATCCCAGCACTCACCTGAGTTTCTGTTGCACAATGGTGGCTGCCCGACGGTTTTGcttcctcttcccacattctttGTAGCTGCGATAGTACTGCTGGATCAGCATCGCAGCTCGTCGGCTCTGCTGGAATTTTTTCTGCTCATAATAACTTCGGAATTTGCTCTGGATAAGAATGGCAGCTTGCGTCATCTTCTTATAAAGTGCATACTacaacagaaacaaagagaagCTGAGGCATTCCAGTTAAGATGCAGGTTCCTACACTGAAAGACTCTTGAGCTGCTAAGACATGATGAGAAGCAAATGAGTATTCACTGACTGGGAACTGTAAGAGAAAATGGTGACAGCAAACTGGAACAACTGTAAGACTGGGGCAGAACTTCATTTGCATCAAGAAAGCAATCAcctgttttgctgctgctgaaatagTCTGATGAGATTCATACActcatagaatagtttgggttggaaggaacctttaaaaggtcatctagtccaactccccaGTGtgaacagggacatcttcaagtagatcaggttgctcagagccccgtccagcctgaccttgaacgtTTCCAGGGAGGGGGCATCtacatctctgggcaacctgtgccagtaaTTCACTGCCCTCATCCTAAAAACTTTCTTCCTTGTATTTAGTCTGATccaccctctttcagtttaaaaccattatcacttgtcctattgcaacaggCCCTACTAAAAAGTCTGTTCCCATCTTTTTTAAAAGGCCCCTTTAAGTATTTAAAGGCCAcagtgaggtctccctggagccttctcttctccaggctgaccagccccaactctctcagcttgtctctagagcagaggggctccagttCTCTGAGGTGTCATTTAATACCTTGCTAGCAGAGGCTTTACATGTCCATGCTAATGACCAGATCCAAGTGCACTTACGAACAACTTTGGAACAAGTGGAGCTGAGCTGTGTTTGAAATGCAGCAGGTCTGTATTAGAGCATTGATTGCACTCAGGGGAATTGCTTTTCCCTTGCATACAGGAATGGCACTGCAGAGCACGGGATGCTCGGTTCTAGGCAGCCCTTGTTGTAAAAGCTCataacaacagcagcaaaagatGCCCAATTAAGTGACTGCAAGGATAAAGCAGTTTGAGTGACTATTCCAAAATGCTAACAAATTAACTAAGACCAAAATATACTTTTTcgtttcttcattttaaaatatcttttaaacaAATTGCTTTTGTAAGAACCAAATTTGCTGTTTATAAGTGTATTCCACATTTCTAGGACAATTCACTTCTCAACagctcattttctgtttctctgcaaCAGCACAATACTGCAAAAGTTTTGATTGCTCGTATATCCATTTAAATCCAAGCATTTCAAATGGAGTAATtctaacttaaaaaaacccaaacaaacccccaaacccacaacaGCTAATTACAGCAAGTCTAATACTGAGCCTAAGTCACAGGCAAAACTAAATCTCATTAGAAATCTGTAACAAGCATCCACAGGCCGCCATTTACCAAATTTCACTTTTTGGAATTGAAGCAGTCATAAGGAGCAGTTATATTTTGTCATTATTAATttctattgtttttttttccccttcttttctttttaacatttttaacaaaatggATCAGATTGTGGTTTTAAATTTGCTGTTTTAAAGAAGTCCACTCATGGGCTGGTCATGGTTTTCCTTCAAATTTTTAGCCTAGATGGGACTTCTGTGGCTGAGTTACAAACCCCTGAACAGAAGGGTTCAAACACAAACCCGTGATGTGAACTGTGACTGTTCCAATCTAGTCACAAGCCTGTGCTGATCTCTGCTGTGCAGTAACAAAGCAGAGGAATAAAGCATGTGAAAGAGAAATCAGCAGTCACTGGATAGACCAGACCCCAATATGTTTGCATTCAGCTTTAAGATCTGCTTAGCTGATTAGCtgccccctctcctcctcttgTTCCCTATGGTGGGAAGAGGATCAGTGGAGATCTGTGAAGGGGAAAGCCTCAGCAAGCCCAGTGTCCCAGAGAGTTCAACTCACTTGTGCTGACAGAACAGCCTGATACAAAACTGGAGGAAGCTGTAGATGGAATATTACTCCAAGGACACATGCTCTCCAGGAGAAGCATGCCTTGCCTCCAGGTAGCCCTGAGAAAAGCTCAGTTGATTCTAGAATCTGATGAGAGCAAGATGTTGCACAGCTGGGAAACTCATCTTTACAGCAGAAAATTATTGACTGGGAACAATTTAAGACTGGCATCAACAGCTGTGCCTCCAGCATGAGTAGCTACATACTGAGATGTTGGTCTTAGGAATTCAGGACACAGGTATTTCAGAGATGAATGGTCAACATACTTCGGCAGGCAAGCAGAACACAGAGGACAGGCTGCATGGGCGGGTTAAATGTTCTCTGCTCCCCGAATGCCAAGGCAAAGGTCGCCAAGTGATGGCTGATCAGAAGCAGCAAAGGAAAGCCTGTCCTCAGGAAACTGGCTGCAAACCCCTCCCTGACCTCAGCCCATCACTGCTCATGGGAGTCGATACGCTGTGGCACAGAAGTCCCTACACATCTCCTACAAGGTCTGGTTTGTCAGTGATTTCTCAACCACAGGCATTTATTAGTGGATACTATTAAAACATTTCTCCAAATGCCAGGTTCTCCTGGTTTATACTGAATGTGAAAGTTAGTGACCCACGGGGAATTGTTTCCAAAATACtgtttgtatttgtatttattacCTTCAAGGCTATCCAAGTAAGCTTggggagaaacagaaaaatacatagtTAATGTTAGTTCTGCAAATAaagtatgaaaaaaacaaaacaaaaacccccaaacaatcTTCTTTCAAAAAGAAGCGATTCCAGGATCCAAGACAAAGCAGTTTGTCAAGCAGTTTTTGAAAGGAATTAAGCTTCCCTATTACAGGAAACATCACTCCAGAATAAAGCCATGTGATGGGTTGGATGTGAATTACGATGCAGTCACCTAACACTAAAAAGACTTCccaaataaatgcttttatgaGGTTGTAAAAGAGCACAGGCATCTTGCCTCTCACGTTATGTAACATGCTGCCAAGCATCAAACAGATGGTGTCTGGCAGGGTAAAGGGCAAAGCGGGATGTGGGCTCTTGTCCCCACAAAcaacaactaaaaaaacccgaatcaacaaaaaacccaaccaaaaaccaaaaaggaaaagcatcttcTTTTTCTGGGGTTGAGAACTCAGCCCGAAAACATATCTCCAACTAGTGTGTGGAGAACAGTCTCAATCCTGGAAAAACTTGCATTTAGCTATGACACATGATTTTCCATAGTTTAAAAGTTTAGTatgtgcaaaataaaacaacctaTTTTTCATCTTTGCCTTTATCAAAGGTAAAACCAACTTCAATTTCACAATGAAATTTGGCAAGCAACTAGTCAGAGAATAGTCTCCTCAGGCTGTAGCATGCATAAAGCCCAGTAGGGAATAATACATCACTGCCCTCCATCTCATAGCAAAAATGCAGGTATTAtcacaaacaaaataatttcaaggaTTCCCTCCAAAATTAAGATGCAGAACAtgaattttcttcccttttcaagTTGGCCTGAGCAGGGGATTTCACTATTGCATGCTGAAAAGCATACCAGAGGAACAGTGGGATAATTTCCATTACAGAGGGCTGCGTTCATGGCACTTACATGTGCTTCATAAAATTTCACTTCCTTGATTACCTGTTTGTACTTTCGGTAGCAACGCTGAATaacagcagcagccacctcTTGCTGTTCCCGGAGAGGACGACCCTgtgtggagaaggaaaggagcagtAAGTACTCAGAGTGCATCAAAACCCAGGACAGAGACGTGGCTCTCAGCTGCTTGCAGGGCAAACCTCTCCTATGAGTGCTACCTGGTCTGACTCAGGCCTAGGCATTTCCTGCAAATGTCTCTACTGTCAACTCACGTAAGGAACAAACCCTCAAAATGCATCTTTACACCAAGAAGGTGATTACCCAGAACCTCTGGGGTACATTCTGAGGATATGCTTTGTGAGCCCTGCTCCGGCACAGCGGGTGTGCCATGGCATGGCATGCTCTCCCCAGGACGGTATTTGCTGAGCAAACAAGCAAATGCCAGAAGCATCGAAAAGGTTATGACAGAAATGGTATTTTTGTCCCAGGAATGGGTATTacccacattttgctttgtaaCAAATATTACTTTCTCACACCTAACAAGGAAGACGCTGGACGTTTGGGCCACATACCTTGTATTTCCTGAACACTGTCTGGACGAGTTTGGCAGCTTCATAGAGTTCTCTCTGCTCATGATCAGACAGAGTTAACTGTGCAAACTCATTTTCTACCTTCTCGCTGGTGGACGCACTCAGAAATTCGGACCAGTCTGCTGCCGAGGGAAGGCTGGGTTTCTCAAAAGCTATTTCACTGATTGGTGAGCCTGCAGGGCTCAAGCTGGTGTTCGAAGAAGGGGTCAGGGGTTCACTATACAGACTTCTGAAATACCAATCACAGTGGGAATTACTGGCTTATAAAGCATCCGGGCTGCTATCACAGATAAGGACAACAACATTTCTGAGTTCAAGACAGAAGTTCAtgctcccctccctctctccaagCAACACCCCACACCCCTGAGCCTGCCTGTATTACACTGCACTGCACAGACGTGGCACTGGAGTGAATCCCTCATTCCATGAATTTGTAGCTGTGTTGTCTGAGCACAAGAGTGTGACTGGACTTGGAAGACCAGCACCGAGTCTCGGTGAGAACTGGCATCTGCAGGCTGAAGAGTCAGTACACACTGCTCAGCATTCACAGCATGCCAAAACCCAGAGCAACCTCACAGCTCCCACTGACCTGATCTGTGCAGCACTTGGCAAGTGATCGACATCAGCAAGGTAACTGGCCAGCCAGCTCATGGTGGTGCTCATGGCAGCACTGTCTGTTCTCTCCACCAGCAGTGATTCCATTGGCACAAAATTCTCCCGCTTGATCCTGTCAGGCGTAGCTTCAATAATGTGCTCTGCAAGTGTCATCATGTTCACCTGTcaagagggaaaggagagcaAACTTTTGCTGCCTGGTAAAAGGTGCCTTGTGCTTCCATGTTACAGCCCAGCTTTAGACAGAATGCCCCATCTTCCCCAAACCTGTGGAAGCTGGAGTCTACAGTCTGTCTCAGCACTGAGGAGAAATTCATTAATCAGTGCTCACTTGGTTTTCTGTCTCTTCAGACAAAGCACTGCAGGGTTTCATATTCCCcagactccttttttttttctttatagggAGCCCACAAGAGATCTGGTGAAAGGTTAACGTCTCTGGGTCCTTACTCTATGCTACTGACAGCTGTCACTGGTATcttgtttccaaaggaaaagtgATCTCGCCGCTCTTTTGCTGAGATGTGCGGTAGAGCATAACACGACAATAAAGGCACATCAAGAGAATTTACAAACCTTGGGACAACACATTGTCAGGAATCCTTCTAAATTATATCCTTCAGCCCACCGAGGTTCACAGAATTCTTAATACCGAGAACAGAGAACAGTTCTTGTTTTGCAGTGACATGCTTCATCCGTGTTACACCAGCCAGAGGAGAACATTCAGAGATGCTAAGGCAGCACAGGTAAGGCTGTGCTCCCATTATTCTTTTTGCTCAGACAACCACGGTATCTTTCTCCCAGTGACTACTTCTTGTGTATCTCTCCTGCTTCTCTTGTACGTTTACTTCCTCTATTCCATACCCAGTGTGATTCTCCCTTCCTCAAACCCATTGTCTCTCCCTTCTCCACTGTTACCTCCTTGCCCTCTAAAGTGCAGTGGCTTCATCTGCAACCACAGCACTACCCCTCTCAGATCTTCCTGTCTTTGTAGGGACTGCTGCTCAGTTCCTAAAGGACTATGGGGCCACCTCAGTCTCATGTactgctgtgagcaggaggttctgcttttttcctttttccttgcaCAATTGCAAACAATTTTGTGCATTCTGTATGATGCTGAAGTTTATGCTAGTGTGCACGATCCTAAATGCTAACCATTAGCCTTTGTGTCCACATTGAAATTGGAAGAAAGTATACATTGACTGTGTGACCACATCCTTTCTCAAAGTACAATTTAGAGTCTCTAGAAGCCTCCACAGGAGCTTCTCATAGCCAGGCTCCTCTGCGAAGCCACCATGTTCTCCGAGACCACTGATCTTGGTGCTATGCATATGTTTACCTGCAGTTCATCCATGTGGTGTAAGCAGTCCTCATCCCCTGCGTTGTCTCTGTAGGACAAGAGCTCTGCATCCACCATCTCCCTGTCGGCCATCATCAGCACATTCATCTGCTCCCGCTGGCGTAGCCGATGGGCTACAGCATCCTTCCCCAGGGCAGTCCCCTTCTGGTTCCCTGCCACCTGCACTGCAGACACACCGATATAAATGTCTTTTGGGTTCCATTTGATGCCTGCTTGGCTGCCAGAGCCCCGGTACCCAGTAActtctgggatgtgctgggagagCTCCCGGCCATAGTCCCTCATCCGTTCACTGGGGCTGATTGTCTCAGTGGAGGATTGCTTGGAGCTGGAGTTCTGCTTCCTAATGCTCGGCTGCTCCAGGCTCAGTGCAGTGGAAAGCAGCTTCTCTTGCCGGGCTTGAAAATATTCAGGGCTCAGCTTATGCTTTTTGGGTGCAGGGTAATCTTTCTGAGTCTCACTACTGTAATAACTGGAAGGTTCTGATCTTGGCCGTCTCAGCTCTGGAAACAAACAGATCAATAATTAAAACTAAACATGCAACCCATGATCACTATAGGAAAATGAACAATTTCTGCCTCAGAGCTGCAGGGTGAAGTTTGTGCCATGATCCATGACACCCAAGAGGATGTGCAAAGGGAGTAACAACCACCAGGGAGGATAATGCCTCAACCACTCCCTAAGATACACGTCTCTTTCCAAAGCAGGCATTCGCTCCTCTTCCTGATGCTTATGCAAGTGTACAGAGCACAAGAAAAGAATTAAGCATGGACACCAGGGCTACAGGTGGCATCCACTGCTCAGGTGACCTCCTTGCTCCCACATTTTCACATGTCAAATGACAGCAAAACAGTGCATGCCCTCCAGTTTGTTTTACCTGTGTTTGTACTGGAAATCACTGTGACTCCCTTCTGAGGCTCCTGAGAGGCAACAAGCTCACTGTGCCACTGGGACACCCAGTTCTCTGTGTTGGAGTCTGTGCTTGAGGGGCACTGAATCCTGGGGTTTTGCCCAAGCTGAGTTTGTTCATCTCGCTGTAGCTGCTCCAAGCACTCTGCCAACTTCACATGGCCCCGAGACCGAGCAATGGCCAGTGGCAGTCTCCCAAGGGAGTCAGGAATAGAGATGGCTCGGCGGTCCCACTTGTACAGCACAACAGCTGCATCCATGTGGCCCAGGGCACATGCCCACatctaaagaagaaaagataattGACCCATTGGGCAACctgccttctccttcctttcttgatAATACAGTGGAGTCTGGTCCCCAGCTCATAGAAAAATGACTCTGATAAACATAACCATGACATGCTTGAAGCCAGCAAATGACTTTTATAACTGTCCCATCTCAACAAAAGGCCATTACAGAGGACCAAATACATGCTATTCTCTCCTACAACAGAGAAACCTCCATCTGCCAAATAAAGCTGACAGAGTGACGGTTTTTTATTTAGCAATAAATTTTGggttgatttggtttggttttttttgtgacatTGGCGTCACTGCAGAGACAGAACAGCCCCATACGCAAAGGAATCTCTGAGGTCAGAAACATGCAGACAGGACCAAAggttgagaaaaataaaatcaatactCTGCTGTTGTAAACTGGAAATTCTGGTTCCACCTGCTTTGGCTTTTTACTTGTCCAAGTTCTCAGTCATGATTTCATGATTCCAATGACCAAGATATTGTAATGACTTTACAACCTCTACAGTCACAGAAAACAACGTGAAAGAAGTCGTGCAGAGTTCTTTTTCTAGCACGATTGTGGAGACTAGATATTGTGTAAAACACACACCAGAACCACTTGTCTGTCCCCTTTCCTCATGTTACTCAATAACAAGGTTTTGTTCTGTGTGCTCTCTCAAAACAAAATGCCAGGAAGCTGACAGTACCATGTCTTACCATGTacagagcagggacacaagAAACATCTACTCTCCAGAGAATGAAACACATTAGGAAAATAACACATCAAAAAGAACTCCAGAGGGTCCTCAGACTCTTTCAGAAGTTTCAGGCTCTGCTCTTACCAGAGGAGTGCAGGAGAAATGATCCACATTCAAAGGGTCAACTTCCAGCTCCAGATCGATGCTGTCTGCATGTTTAGTGCTGCAGGGGAAACAACAGAACAAATGGTGCTCTGTAGCCATGTCAGGATCATAGCCTAAGCACAGCTTTACCCAATGCACCACACCACAGAGAAGTGGCCACGCACTTGCCCACAACACATGTATTTACTCCAGACAGTGCCCCCACCAGAGACCTGAAGAGCATGATACATCCAGTGATTGGACTCGCTCTCTCAAGAGACAGGTCCTGTCAGATCAGGGGATGGGAACAAGTTCAGGGACTTGACTGTTTGTACAGGACAACCAGAAGTGTGGACTGAGCACAGTTTATGTATGCTTCTGCCACGCCTGTACTGAAACCCCAGAGTCCAATGGACTGGGTCTTACCGCCATTTGATGAGGGTCTGGATCAGTGTAGCATAGCCCTGGGCAGCGGCTAGGTGGAGCAGCGTCATTCCTCGGAAAGTCTTTGAATGGATCAAGTGTTTGGACTTTGCCCAGCAAGCACGACTCATCATCTTCTCACACACCACCACCACGCGGCTCTCaaagcagctgcccagggtCCCAGTCCCAGAAACGCACTGAAACACCACACATATCCCAATTTAGCCACGGAGAGGAGCTGCAACCTGCCTCAAGTAGGCAGCCTTCCGCCTCTACGAGTACTGAGACAATGGCCAATGCAACTGAAAACCAATTGCTGTTAGACATCCACAAACCAGATTTATTATTTAGGACAAACCATAATCCTTTCCAaacccctccccccaaaaaaccaaactctgGTAAGAAAGCATAAAGCTGTCATTTCTGGACACAGCGGGGTTCCTACCTGGACCTGTGTTCCACCGTTCCCACTCCCATTACTCCCGCCTCCTACTCCTtgtttgtgctgctgggagCCTGTCATTTCAGCCATTCTCCTCTCCATCTGCTCAAGTCGTTCCAATATTGACATCCTGAACTGGTTATCTAAGTGGGAGAAAGCCAGAATAAGGATTTTTCCACAGAAACCAAGCTCAGGTTTTGACAGCCAACTGCAGGAAGCCACAAACAGCTATCCTggaagtcacagaggagatcTGCTCTGCTTGGCAATCCGCACACACACTTGCCCTGCAGCATCCTAGCTCTTCAAATTCCTGCAGCAACCCTTTGACTGCAATTCCAGGGAACTTCCATacaga
Above is a window of Pseudopipra pipra isolate bDixPip1 chromosome 22, bDixPip1.hap1, whole genome shotgun sequence DNA encoding:
- the CAMTA1 gene encoding calmodulin-binding transcription activator 1 isoform X12, translated to MPCRLPDNQFRMSILERLEQMERRMAEMTGSQQHKQGVGGGSNGSGNGGTQVQCVSGTGTLGSCFESRVVVVCEKMMSRACWAKSKHLIHSKTFRGMTLLHLAAAQGYATLIQTLIKWRTKHADSIDLELEVDPLNVDHFSCTPLMWACALGHMDAAVVLYKWDRRAISIPDSLGRLPLAIARSRGHVKLAECLEQLQRDEQTQLGQNPRIQCPSSTDSNTENWVSQWHSELVASQEPQKGVTVISSTNTELRRPRSEPSSYYSSETQKDYPAPKKHKLSPEYFQARQEKLLSTALSLEQPSIRKQNSSSKQSSTETISPSERMRDYGRELSQHIPEVTGYRGSGSQAGIKWNPKDIYIGVSAVQVAGNQKGTALGKDAVAHRLRQREQMNVLMMADREMVDAELLSYRDNAGDEDCLHHMDELQVNMMTLAEHIIEATPDRIKRENFVPMESLLVERTDSAAMSTTMSWLASYLADVDHLPSAAQIRSLYSEPLTPSSNTSLSPAGSPISEIAFEKPSLPSAADWSEFLSASTSEKVENEFAQLTLSDHEQRELYEAAKLVQTVFRKYKGRPLREQQEVAAAVIQRCYRKYKQLTWIALKYALYKKMTQAAILIQSKFRSYYEQKKFQQSRRAAMLIQQYYRSYKECGKRKQNRRAATIVQQKLRSSLLTKKQDQAARKIMRFLRRCRHSPLVDHRLYKRVSGKRQELPFLKCPTGHFSSQSNRVKELKKAKELEDTQQHPVAM
- the CAMTA1 gene encoding calmodulin-binding transcription activator 1 isoform X13; its protein translation is MSILERLEQMERRMAEMTGSQQHKQGVGGGSNGSGNGGTQVQCVSGTGTLGSCFESRVVVVCEKMMSRACWAKSKHLIHSKTFRGMTLLHLAAAQGYATLIQTLIKWRTKHADSIDLELEVDPLNVDHFSCTPLMWACALGHMDAAVVLYKWDRRAISIPDSLGRLPLAIARSRGHVKLAECLEQLQRDEQTQLGQNPRIQCPSSTDSNTENWVSQWHSELVASQEPQKGVTVISSTNTELRRPRSEPSSYYSSETQKDYPAPKKHKLSPEYFQARQEKLLSTALSLEQPSIRKQNSSSKQSSTETISPSERMRDYGRELSQHIPEVTGYRGSGSQAGIKWNPKDIYIGVSAVQVAGNQKGTALGKDAVAHRLRQREQMNVLMMADREMVDAELLSYRDNAGDEDCLHHMDELQVNMMTLAEHIIEATPDRIKRENFVPMESLLVERTDSAAMSTTMSWLASYLADVDHLPSAAQIRSLYSEPLTPSSNTSLSPAGSPISEIAFEKPSLPSAADWSEFLSASTSEKVENEFAQLTLSDHEQRELYEAAKLVQTVFRKYKGRPLREQQEVAAAVIQRCYRKYKQLTWIALKYALYKKMTQAAILIQSKFRSYYEQKKFQQSRRAAMLIQQYYRSYKECGKRKQNRRAATIVQQKLRSSLLTKKQDQAARKIMRFLRRCRHSPLVDHRLYKRVSGKRQELPFLKCPTGHFSSQSNRVKELKKAKELEDTQQHPVAM